A region of the Candidatus Eisenbacteria bacterium genome:
TCGGAAGGCTGGCGCGAACCGTCCCCTGCCACGTCGTGTTGTAGCGTTCCACGTCGAGCTCGGCAGGAAGCGGGCCCGGACCCTGAAGGTCTTCCAGCGTCTGCTGGAACCGGCTCCGCCCGAAGTCGATCGAGCCGCTGACCGCCGGAAGTCGCTGCGATTTGGACCCGAAGAGGCCCTTCTTGGCCGCCTTCTCGATCTCCTGCGCACTCTCGATGAGGGGGCGGGTTTGGCTCGCCTCGCGGAGGACGGCCGCGGAATCCGGGAGCACGATGCTCTCGCCCAGGAGACTCTGGGGCATGATGCGCTGACCGGCGGGGGCCCCCACGATCTGGCGCAGGATGGACGCCTGGATCTCGACCTGATTTTCGGCACGGATGCGATCGGCCTGCGTGGTCGCCCGTCTCGCCCTGGCCTTGAGCAGATCCCCTCGCGCCACCGTACCGACGTCGAGGAGCGCCTGCGCGCGGGTCTCCTCGTCCCGCGCCAGACGTTCCGTCTCGCGCGCCACGAGGGCGAGCCGCTCCGCTTTCAGGAGATTGAAGTACTGCCGCTTCACGCGAAACACCGTGTTGTTCCGTGTCTCGGCTTCCTCCAGCTCGGTGCTCTCACGCACATGATCGCGGCGCTGCTTCTCGCCGATCGCGGGGAGACTCAGAATGTTCGACGTGAGACTCGCGCCGATGCTTCCGACCCGGTCCTTGCTCGAGAACCCGATCACCTCGTCGGAACCCTGCCACACGCCTGGAGAGCCGGTGGTGTCGACCGTGCCCGAACTGATCGACGCCTCCTTGTCCGGAATCGAGTACGTGTAATCCGCTCCCACCGAGAGCGACGGGATGATGCCGCTCCACCCCGACAGCGCAGCGCCGCTCGCCTGCCGCGTGCGCGCCTCCGCGGTGCGAACGTCGGCGTTTCGATCGAGCGCCATCATGATCGTCTGTTCGAGGCTCCACCGCTCGCCCGGGAACGGCGTGGGAGCGGCCAGCAGACTCTCCGCCGCGGTCATCGGCCGCGGCGTGACCGTGGCGGCCGGTGCCGGCGCGGGCACGATCGTGTCGACCGGAGCCTGTGTGGAGGGCGCCTGCGCCGGAGAACTCCGCGGCGCGAGAGCAAGGGCCAGGGCGAGCATCATCACGGCGAACGTCCACGTCCCAGAACGGTTCATCCAGATCTCCCACATGGCGGTCTCAGGGGGTCGACTCGACCTTTCAGGGTTACATACGCCCTACGAAGGGCGTTGGTTTCAGGGAGTTACCAGGCGGTCACCGGAATGCCGACAGGGCAACGCCGAGCAGGAAGCCAGGCAGAACGGTGATGACGCCGAAGCGAATCCCCTTTCGTGCATAGACGCTCACGCCGATCACGATGATCGCGGTGGCCCAGAGAAGGAGCGGATCGGTCATGGTATCCAGCATCCTGCCCAGCGGGCCCATGTCCTCCGGAAGGACGATGCCGAGCCCGAGCGGAATGTTCATCGTGCCCTTCTGATAGGCCAGGGCGGCCCGGACTCCCTGGTCGATGAGCCCGACCAGATAGCCGTGCGCGGCGGCGGAAAGGTAGTGGGAGAAGGTGAGCTTCGCGCCCTGCATGAGATTGCCCATGAAGAACATGAGCCCGGACATGAGCAGCAGGATGAACGCGAACGCGACGCCGCCCGTGATCGCCGTCACGGGCATCGCGACTGGAGAATCGAAGTAGTCCACCACCGCCTGGATCTGCGCTTCGGGCTTTCCCTCCGCCTCCATCTTCTCGACGGCATCGTTCTGGACCGCTCCGGACTGGAGGATGACGATGGCGAGGATCACCTGCGCGGCGATCAGGATCGCGGTCGCGAGCAGGAAGTGAGGCTTGGCTCGCATCCCGTCGAACGTGGCGTTCGGGCGGGTGAAGACGCCGAGGAGCGCCTGCGCCTGGGAGACGCGCGGCGCTTCCGCGGCCCCGGACTCGGGCGCAGCGGTCACAATCTTCTGGTCGTCCATACCGTTAGGGCCCCTCCACCTCCATGGTCTGTTTCAGGCGAAACTGGAATGGGATCGCGACCGTGCACTTGACCGGGGCGCCACGCCAGGTGCCCGGTTCGAACGCGAACTCGTAGGCGGCGTCGAGCGCGGCCTCGACCAGGACATCCGAGGCGCGTGCCTCGGCCACCCACGCGCGGAGGATTCGTCCCCGCTCGTCGATGTTCAGGTTCACGACGACGGTCCCCTCGAGTCCCGCGGCGCGCGCCGCCGGCGGATAGGGAGGCTCGACGCGGCGCGTGGCGCGGGGCGCCGTGTCGTAGGCG
Encoded here:
- a CDS encoding TolC family protein; translation: MNRSGTWTFAVMMLALALALAPRSSPAQAPSTQAPVDTIVPAPAPAATVTPRPMTAAESLLAAPTPFPGERWSLEQTIMMALDRNADVRTAEARTRQASGAALSGWSGIIPSLSVGADYTYSIPDKEASISSGTVDTTGSPGVWQGSDEVIGFSSKDRVGSIGASLTSNILSLPAIGEKQRRDHVRESTELEEAETRNNTVFRVKRQYFNLLKAERLALVARETERLARDEETRAQALLDVGTVARGDLLKARARRATTQADRIRAENQVEIQASILRQIVGAPAGQRIMPQSLLGESIVLPDSAAVLREASQTRPLIESAQEIEKAAKKGLFGSKSQRLPAVSGSIDFGRSRFQQTLEDLQGPGPLPAELDVERYNTTWQGTVRASLP